From Mumia sp. ZJ1417:
GCGGCGAAAACCCTCATCGTTTCGCACGGTTACGGTTCGGAAACAGGGTTCCTCTTCACTGATCGTCGGCCCTACGCTGAGCGGCGCACGCCAACCCGGCGAGCACGATCCCCGCCGAGGAATACCGCATGCGCCGCACCCTTGTCCCTGCCCTCGCCGTCGCCTTGTTGCCGTTCACGGCCGTGTCGCCCGCTCACGCCGGCGTCTCGACACCTGCCGTCATCACGCCCGGCAAGACGGCGACCCTCACCTTCACGCTCCCCGAGGCACTGCCGTCGGCCGTCGTCGAGATCCGCCCCGCAGGCCGTTCCGAGGTCGTCTCCTCCCGGCCGCTGGCGGACCTTCCGGCCGGTGACACGAGCACGACGTGGGACGGCCGCACCACCGGCGGCACTGCGGTGGCCGACGGCGCGTACACCGCCAGCATCCGCCCCGCCATCGACGGCTCCACGCCCCTCGACTACGCCACAGTCCGCACCAACGTCACGCCTCCGCGCGCCGGCGTGGCCCCGAGCGTGTCCGCCGGCGCCGTCTTCCCCTGGACGGACGGGTACGGCGATGCCATCACCCTCACCGGCCCCGCCGCAACGAGCGAGATCACCGCGACCTCATCGCTCCAGGTCCTCAACAGCGCCGGCACCGTCGTCTGGTCCAGCGCCGCACGCAGCGCTCGCTGGACCGGTCGCTCCAGCGCCGGGGCGATCCTGCCGAAGGGGACGTACCGAGTCCGCTCCCGCTTCCTCGACACCGACGGTCTCACTGGCCACAGCCCGACCCGCAACGTCACGGTCTCGGCCGCCCGGCTCGTGACACGCAAGGTCGTCGAGAAGGTGGAGCCACGCCGGTACGCGACCGGCACGTACACCGGCAAGTGCGGCAAGGTCTTCCGCCCCGCCCGTAAGGGCAGGACGTGGAAGAAGTCGGTCGGTCTCGCGAGTCGCCACAAGTGCGGCGGCGGCAAGTACGACGGCGCGGTCGAGGTGACGTTCGGAGCATGGTGGCCGACCCTGCACGACGTGAGTTCGCTGAGGCTGGAGGTCGTCGGCGGCGGGCACACCCGCGCCAAGCGCAACGTCGCCGTGGGGTACTCCGTGAAGAAGAACCGCGAGCTCGGGAAGGTGCGCCGACTCCCGGCGCGGTACGGCACGCGGACGATGCTCGCCGCCACCGGAGCGCGGGCGCGGTCCTACGTCAACGACCGCGGGGAGTTCTACTGGGGCGTCATCGCCTACGAAGGCAGCCGGTACGACGTCAAGTCGTTCCGCATCACCCTCACGATCCGGCAGCTGGTCGACCCGAATGCCCGCGTCGCGGGTGCCGCGGGCGGCGTGCAGCCGCTCGGCTGACCTCCCGCCGTGCGCACCGAAGGCAAAGTTCGCTAACGTGACGCCCTCGTCCGCCGACCCCGCGGCGGACATGTCATGCAGGAGGCCTCCATGGCGAGAACGTCCAGCAAAGCGTCCACCCGTCAGATCGTCACCGTCATCGTCGTCGTGTGGCTCGTGATCGGCGCCCTCGCGGCCGCCCAGCGCGGATACTTCCGCGGCTCGGACGCGAACTGCGCCAAGCTCGGCACGATCGCGGTGACGATCATCGCCGGCCCGCTCAACTATGTGGGTGCCAACCCGAAGATCGACTGCGACATCGAACCCAGCAAGTGAGCGTACGAAGGGCCCGGCACGTCATGTGACGTGCCGGGCCCTTCGCCGTACGGGGTACGGGGTCAGCGCCGCAGGACCTTGCGGGCCAGGTAGTTCCCGCCGAACTGCACCACCTGCACGATGATCACGATCATGATCACCGCGGACCACGTCACTATCGGGTCGAACTGCCGGTAGCCGTACTGCAGCGCGAAGTTGCCCAGCGTGTTGCCGCCGATCACACCCGCGATCGCCGACATGTCCACGACCGCGACGAACGCGAACGTATAGCCGAGGATCAGTGGACCGAGGGCTTCGGGGACGATGACGGTCCGGATGATCCGCAGCCGGCTCGCGCCCATCGACCGCGCGGCCTCGATGACGCCGGGATCCACGGTGACGAGGTTCTGCTCCACGATGCGCGAGATCCCGAACGCCGCCGCAAAGGTCATCGCAAAGATGATCGCCTTGTTGCCGATCCCGATGCCGACGACCACGCGCGCAAGAGGTTGGAGCGCGGCGATCAGGATGACGAACGGGATCGGGCGGAAGAAGTTGACGAGCACGTTCAGGATGAGGGCGACGACGCGGTTCGGGTAGAGCCCCGAGGGACGCGTGACGTACAGCGCCATGCCGAGGACGAGGCCGACGGCACCGCCGATCGCGAGCGCGATGACGACGATGTAGAGCGTCTGCCAGGTCGACTCCCAGAAGATCGGCCAGAGCTCGCCCATCTGGGTGTCGGCGGCGAGGATCTCGACGGCGCTCATCGCAGCTCCCGCGTCTCTATGCGTGCGCCGATCGCGTCGAGGGCCGCATCGACGTCGGGGTCGGCGCCCCGCAGCGACAGCGTGAGGTTGCCGAAGGTCCTGCCGCCGACATCCTCCATACCGCCGTGGACGAGCTCGAAGGTCACGTCCCGCCGGATCAGCTCGGCGAACACGTCGGCCTGTCGTAAGCCCTCGTCGCGGAACGCGAGCCGGACGAACCGCCCGGGGTGGCGAGCCTGCAGGGCGACCAGCGCCTCCGGGTCAGGCACGTCGTCGATGATCGTCGAGACGAAACGCCGCGTGACCGGCTGCTGAGGATCGGAGAACACGTTGAAGACGGGGCCGCGCTCGACGATGCGCCCCGCTTCCATCACGGCCACCCTGTTGGCGATCGTCTTCACGACCTCCAGCTCGTGCGTGATGACCATGATCGTGATCCCGAGCTCGTCGTTGACGCGACGCAGGAGCGCGAGGACCTCCTGCGTCGTCTCGGGGTCGAGCGCGCTCGTCGACTCGTCCGCGAGCAACAGCTTGGGCGAGGTCGCGAGCGCACGGGCGATGCCGACGCGCTGCTTCTGACCACCCGAGAGCTGGTCGGTGTAGGTGTGCGCCTTCTCCGCGAGCCCGACGAACTGGAGCAGCTCGGCGACGCGCGCGTGCGCCTCGTCCTTGCCGACGCCGGCGACCTGCAGCGGATACATCACGTTGCCGTACACGGTGCGCGACCGCAGCAGGTTGAACTGCTGGAAGATCATCCCGATCCCCAGCCGTACCTTCTGCAGCTGCCGCTCGCGCAGCCCGGTGATCTCCGTGCCGTCCACCCTGATCGACCCGGCCGTCGCGCTCTCGAGTGCGTTGACCAGGCGGATCAGGGTGGACTTGCCGGCGCCGGAGTAGCCGACGATCCCGTAGATGTCCCCGGCCTCGACGTCGAGGTCGACGTCGTCGATCGCACGCACGGATGAGCCGTCGCGCGACGGGGCCGGGAACACCTTCGAGACGCCGCGCATCTCGACAAGAGCCATGGCGACTACTGTGCCTGGATCTTCGACTCGACGTCCTTCAGGGTGCCGTCGAGCTCGGCGCCCGGGAGCTTGACGATCTCCGCCGTGTTGCCGGAGACCTCCTGCAGGCCGTCGATGACCGGCTGGCTGTTCTGGAAGATCTCGACGAGCTTGCGGTAGGTCGCGTTGTCCTTGTCCTCGGCGCGGACGGCGAAGATGTTGACGTACGGCTGCGCGCTCGGGTCCTTCGCGTCGTCGGTGACGAGCGCGTCGGCGAACGTCAGGCCGGCCTTCTCGACGAAGTCGTTGTTGATGACGGCCGCCGCGACGTCCGGCAGCGAGGTCGGGGTGAGGTCGGCCTTGATGGCCTGGACCTTCACGCGCGAGGAGTCCTCGACGTCGTTCAGGGTGGAGAACGGGCTGCCGCCGTCCTTCAGCGAGATCAGGCCCGCCGACTGGAGCAG
This genomic window contains:
- a CDS encoding methionine ABC transporter permease; the protein is MSAVEILAADTQMGELWPIFWESTWQTLYIVVIALAIGGAVGLVLGMALYVTRPSGLYPNRVVALILNVLVNFFRPIPFVILIAALQPLARVVVGIGIGNKAIIFAMTFAAAFGISRIVEQNLVTVDPGVIEAARSMGASRLRIIRTVIVPEALGPLILGYTFAFVAVVDMSAIAGVIGGNTLGNFALQYGYRQFDPIVTWSAVIMIVIIVQVVQFGGNYLARKVLRR
- a CDS encoding FlgD immunoglobulin-like domain containing protein; translated protein: MRRTLVPALAVALLPFTAVSPAHAGVSTPAVITPGKTATLTFTLPEALPSAVVEIRPAGRSEVVSSRPLADLPAGDTSTTWDGRTTGGTAVADGAYTASIRPAIDGSTPLDYATVRTNVTPPRAGVAPSVSAGAVFPWTDGYGDAITLTGPAATSEITATSSLQVLNSAGTVVWSSAARSARWTGRSSAGAILPKGTYRVRSRFLDTDGLTGHSPTRNVTVSAARLVTRKVVEKVEPRRYATGTYTGKCGKVFRPARKGRTWKKSVGLASRHKCGGGKYDGAVEVTFGAWWPTLHDVSSLRLEVVGGGHTRAKRNVAVGYSVKKNRELGKVRRLPARYGTRTMLAATGARARSYVNDRGEFYWGVIAYEGSRYDVKSFRITLTIRQLVDPNARVAGAAGGVQPLG
- a CDS encoding methionine ABC transporter ATP-binding protein; translation: MALVEMRGVSKVFPAPSRDGSSVRAIDDVDLDVEAGDIYGIVGYSGAGKSTLIRLVNALESATAGSIRVDGTEITGLRERQLQKVRLGIGMIFQQFNLLRSRTVYGNVMYPLQVAGVGKDEAHARVAELLQFVGLAEKAHTYTDQLSGGQKQRVGIARALATSPKLLLADESTSALDPETTQEVLALLRRVNDELGITIMVITHELEVVKTIANRVAVMEAGRIVERGPVFNVFSDPQQPVTRRFVSTIIDDVPDPEALVALQARHPGRFVRLAFRDEGLRQADVFAELIRRDVTFELVHGGMEDVGGRTFGNLTLSLRGADPDVDAALDAIGARIETRELR